The DNA window CCCATGTCGGTGGCGGTGGTTTTCAGCACTTCCGCCACCTGTGCGCCATTCAAATACGGGAAACGCTCCATCAGCACCGCAACGCTGCCGGCCACGTGCGGCGCCGCCATCGAGGTGCCGCTGTATTTGGCGTAGCCGGTCGTCAGATTCTCCACGCTGGTGCCTTCGATTACCGAGCTGTATACCCGGGTGCCCGGTGCCGAGACGCACAAACTGGCGGTGTAGCCGCAGCGGGAAGAGAAGGTGCTGATGCTGTAATCGCCGGTATTGGTGGGATCCTGCAGGCTGGCGACCGACAGCCAGTTCGGCGCGATGTCCGGCACGAAATACGCCAGGCCGGCCATGGCGTCCGGGTTGTTGAGGTTGCCGTCGTTGCCGGCGGCGAAGATGGTGACCACGCCGCTACGCGCCGCATCGATCGCGCCCTGATAGGCGCCGCCGGGCTTGGTGCCCAGGATCACGCTAATCTGATCGAACTGCTTTTGCGCGTCGTTCACCGTGAAGTGCGGATAAGCCGGGTCATACCCGCCTTTATCGAACTTCTCAGTGATGCCAATGCCCCAGCTGTTGTTGATGATGCGCGCGCCGCTGGCCACCAGCGCATTCCAACCGGCCTGGTAAACCGCGCCGTCGTTACCGAGGATGATGCCGTCTTCTGGACCGGGATCGCCGTTTTCGGCGCTGATGATCTGCGCATTGAACGCCACGCCGTGCATAGCGCCGCCGTCGCGGCTGCCGGCGGCGATGCCGCCCACGTGAGTGCCATGCGAACCGAGCGTGCCATCGGAATCCACGCTCGGCGTACCGTCATAACGGAAAACGTCGCCTTTTTTTACCGGAATATAGGGATCGGTGTATTCACGAATGCCTTCGGTGACCAGATTGATCACCTTATTCTCACCGGCAAATTCGGGGTGCTTAGCGTAGACCGGCTGATCGAAAATGCCGAGTTTGATGCCTTTGCCGGTATAACCGGCGGCGTAGGCCTGGTCGGCGTGGATCGCCCCCAGCCCCCATTCCGCGTTGAATTCACTGCTGCGCCAGCTGGCCGGATCGCCCGCTTTGCCGTTCTCTATATAGGTGGCAGCCTGCGCCCCGCCGATCGCCGTCAGGCAGATCAGCATCGCGCTCCATTGTGCGCGATGAACTCCGATTTCAGGCCAGCCGAAGGCCGCCCGAGCGGATTTGACTCCTCTAAGTTTCTTCTCCATCCCAGATACCGTCCGTTGTTGTTTGCAAATGTTTTATAAGATTTTTTGTGTAACAGTTTGGTAACACCAAATAAATAAAGCACAACAATCTCAAGTGCGCTTAATGTGTCATCCGGCAGTCAGGAGGGAGGAGAGAAAGTTTCAGGGGTGAATCAGGCCAGTGCCGATAAGAAATGGCAATGACGCTTACCGGCATCGAAGCGGCAATAACAAGTGGAGAAATAAATTATAATTCACTAATAAATAAAGATATAATTCAGAATGGAGTGATGAACGTGGCCGCCTGAAAAGTGCTTCACAGGCGTCTTTTATCACTTTTTATTATAAATTTTGCCAATATTCACTTAGTGAATTATGCTGGATTTTCACTCAGCCATCGGCAAAAATTGGATTATCCTGCTGATGTTTTTTTGCGGTTCATCGCGTCCTCTTCCGCCTGACGCAGGATGGCTTTGGCCATCCATTGCGTGACATCCTGAATGCTTTCAAGCTCCAGCCCCCAGATATCTTTCAGCACCAAGAACACTTCCGAGCCGTAAATCAGCGAGAAAGCATAAATCACTCTCTGCAGAGAGTCCGGCGGCAGTTTGCCCTGCAGCGGTTCTACCGCCAGCGTCAACAAACGCTTGCGGTTGCCGCGCACGAATTTTTCACCCGGCGTGGCGTTCGCCCACTGCTGCAAAGAGAGCTGCAGTGCCGCGCGCAATGCACCCTCGTGCCGCTCCATCTGAGGATAGGCGAAGGTCAGCAACTGCTGGATGCGCTTCAGGGCATCATCGTCTTGCGGGCGCCATTCCAGAATAGGCCCCAGGCTTTCCGCCACCACGGCGCTAATCAGCGCACTCTGGGTCGGAAAGTAGCGATAAGCCGTCGCGCGCGAGACCTGTGCATGCGTCGCCAGTTCGG is part of the Serratia marcescens genome and encodes:
- a CDS encoding TetR/AcrR family transcriptional regulator, producing the protein MHEVYVPIDAFSTPFDPSLTSTRAKTYRLLLASAMALYDEGAFPSITELATHAQVSRATAYRYFPTQSALISAVVAESLGPILEWRPQDDDALKRIQQLLTFAYPQMERHEGALRAALQLSLQQWANATPGEKFVRGNRKRLLTLAVEPLQGKLPPDSLQRVIYAFSLIYGSEVFLVLKDIWGLELESIQDVTQWMAKAILRQAEEDAMNRKKTSAG